Proteins co-encoded in one Cytobacillus sp. NJ13 genomic window:
- a CDS encoding Na+/H+ antiporter NhaC family protein has protein sequence MANTIFSLLPPLVAIAMVILTRRVLLSLGVGIVTAALLLAEFNITETFSIIWDAVKGIFVSDGELNTWNVYIILFLLVLGVITAFISISGGSRAFGEWAMKRVKTRAGAQIVGAVLGIIIFIDDYFNALAVGQISRPITDRQRVSRAKLAYLIDSTSAPVCVVSPVSSWGAYIIALIGTILAAHNVTEYSAFSAFIQMIPMNLYVWATLAIVFIVALRGLEIGPMKVHEKRAAEEGLVMDPEKPAPGELKDDLPTSSKGSVGDLVWPIIALVIGTVGAMLWTGSQAVEGNATILQIFENTDVSKSLILGGLIGLFVSIGLFLRQAFVLKGVNANVFGAGIWEGIKSMLPAVYILLFAWAIVDLIGRLETGKYLAGIVESTNLSTSWLPFLLFVIAGIMAFSTGTSWGSFGILLPIAGDIAAATDISLLLPAMSAVLAGAVFGDHCSPISDTTILSSTGAGCNHMDHVMTQLPYALISAGIAAAGYLIMGFTGSTVIALLAVAVLVAAFAFLGQGKKEAWQEKRAS, from the coding sequence ATGGCAAACACGATTTTCTCCCTGCTGCCGCCTTTGGTAGCAATCGCCATGGTTATCCTGACCAGGCGCGTATTGCTGTCATTGGGAGTGGGGATCGTAACAGCCGCACTATTGCTGGCTGAATTTAACATCACAGAAACATTCAGCATCATTTGGGATGCTGTAAAAGGAATCTTTGTTTCAGACGGAGAGCTGAACACCTGGAATGTATATATTATTTTATTCTTGCTTGTATTAGGAGTTATTACTGCATTTATATCTATTTCAGGCGGAAGCCGCGCATTTGGAGAATGGGCGATGAAGCGGGTCAAGACCCGTGCAGGCGCACAGATTGTCGGAGCTGTTTTAGGTATTATCATATTCATTGACGACTATTTCAATGCTCTGGCAGTCGGCCAGATTTCACGTCCGATTACAGACCGCCAGCGTGTATCCCGTGCGAAACTTGCCTATTTGATTGATTCGACTTCAGCACCTGTTTGTGTGGTTTCACCAGTATCAAGCTGGGGAGCATACATTATTGCGCTGATTGGAACTATCCTTGCTGCCCATAATGTTACCGAGTATTCAGCTTTCTCGGCATTTATTCAAATGATTCCAATGAATCTTTATGTATGGGCTACCCTCGCTATTGTGTTTATTGTTGCATTAAGAGGACTTGAAATTGGGCCGATGAAGGTTCATGAAAAACGTGCTGCTGAAGAAGGATTAGTGATGGATCCCGAGAAGCCGGCACCAGGTGAGCTGAAAGATGATCTTCCAACAAGTTCAAAAGGCTCGGTCGGCGATCTTGTATGGCCGATTATAGCCCTTGTCATTGGCACTGTAGGTGCCATGCTTTGGACGGGTTCACAAGCCGTTGAAGGTAATGCGACAATCCTGCAAATCTTTGAAAACACAGATGTATCAAAGTCGCTTATCCTAGGAGGACTAATTGGTTTATTCGTCTCAATAGGGTTATTCCTCCGCCAGGCATTTGTTTTAAAGGGTGTTAACGCAAATGTTTTTGGCGCAGGTATATGGGAAGGCATTAAATCCATGCTTCCAGCTGTTTATATCTTATTGTTTGCCTGGGCGATTGTCGATTTAATTGGCCGTCTGGAAACTGGAAAGTATTTAGCAGGTATTGTGGAAAGCACTAATTTAAGCACTTCATGGCTTCCATTCCTTCTATTTGTCATTGCAGGTATCATGGCATTCAGCACTGGAACTTCATGGGGATCATTTGGGATTCTGCTTCCGATTGCAGGAGATATTGCTGCTGCAACAGATATTAGTCTATTATTGCCGGCGATGTCGGCAGTCCTTGCCGGTGCGGTATTCGGTGATCATTGTTCACCGATTTCCGATACAACGATTCTTTCCTCAACAGGGGCAGGCTGTAATCATATGGACCATGTAATGACTCAGCTTCCATATGCTTTGATTTCAGCGGGTATCGCAGCTGCTGGTTATTTGATCATGGGCTTTACTGGCAGCACTGTTATCGCATTACTTGCAGTGGCTGTACTAGTTGCGGCTTTTGCTTTCCTTGGCCAGGGCAAAAAAGAAGCCTGGCAGGAAAAAAGGGCAAGTTAA
- a CDS encoding YsnF/AvaK domain-containing protein: MDANIIGVYNSQREVVNAIQELQNDGYPVQDLSIIGQTEHLDTSLEDKTGVQTETFETKDRDSSESAGFLNSLASWFDDDRMTSDSAGEKFRELGMSDEEARKYETYINEGKIILYSDRMVTSTGFTNGGTAESRADSTYTAGYDQLRNPAEEDEQSLKLREEQMDVSKERVQAGEVELHKDVVEEQKTVNVPVEHEEVYVERRKVDDSEDAGASPIRDDETIRIPITEERVEVSKKPVVTEEIVVGKREVQETQQVKENLKKEEVHLEGGREYVTDDEDIDRTLNRRNNDNL, from the coding sequence ATGGATGCCAATATTATCGGAGTTTATAATTCACAAAGGGAAGTAGTAAATGCCATTCAAGAACTGCAAAATGACGGATACCCTGTTCAGGATCTATCCATCATTGGACAGACAGAACACCTGGATACATCTCTTGAAGATAAAACCGGTGTTCAAACAGAAACCTTCGAGACTAAGGATAGAGACAGCAGTGAGAGCGCAGGATTCTTAAATAGTCTGGCATCATGGTTTGATGATGATCGCATGACCAGCGACTCTGCAGGGGAAAAATTCAGGGAACTGGGCATGTCTGATGAAGAAGCCCGCAAGTATGAAACTTATATAAATGAAGGAAAAATCATATTATACAGTGATAGAATGGTTACTTCAACAGGCTTTACCAATGGCGGTACAGCTGAATCCAGAGCGGACAGCACTTACACCGCCGGATATGATCAGCTGAGAAATCCAGCTGAAGAAGATGAGCAATCATTAAAGCTCCGTGAGGAACAGATGGATGTGTCAAAAGAACGTGTTCAAGCAGGAGAAGTCGAGCTCCATAAAGACGTTGTGGAAGAGCAAAAAACAGTCAATGTACCGGTAGAGCATGAAGAGGTTTATGTTGAGAGGAGAAAAGTGGATGACTCAGAAGACGCAGGCGCCTCACCTATAAGGGATGATGAAACAATCAGGATTCCTATTACAGAAGAACGAGTGGAAGTCTCCAAAAAGCCTGTTGTCACTGAGGAGATTGTTGTCGGCAAGCGAGAAGTTCAAGAAACGCAGCAGGTAAAAGAAAATCTCAAAAAAGAAGAAGTGCATCTGGAAGGCGGCCGGGAATACGTAACTGATGATGAAGATATAGATCGTACTCTTAATAGAAGAAATAATGACAACCTATGA
- a CDS encoding sodium-dependent transporter translates to MDNRPQWGSRAGFIMAAVGSAIGLGNIWRFPAVAYENGGGAFFFPYLFALLTAGIPLLIMEFTIGHKYRGSAPLSYARLSKKYEWLGWWQVAISFVISTYYAVIIAWAMSFAGFSFNLKWGDDPNGFLFGEYLKLAETPGEVGGVVPGVFIPLVIVWAVTLGILFKGIKKGIEIANKIFIPVLVVLFLIIVVRALTLDGAIAGLDAFFKPNWEMIAEPKVWVAAYGQIFFSLSIGFAIMVTYSSYLPKKTDLTNSAFITGFANSGFELLAGIGVFAALGFMAAQQGVGINEVVSSGVGLAFVVFPQIINEFPAFNGLFGSFFFICLALAGLTSLISIVETFVAGLQDKFNVSRNKAVIVGGGLSAIISILFATQGGLYFLDAADYFINQFGVALAGLVQVVIVGWVLKELKNLQNHADAVSDIKLGAWWKVCLIGITPIVLGYMMVQNLITNIKDNYEGYPTSFLLYSGWGVAIGAIILGFVFMAIKKNETQTKLTIPNDKEVSQ, encoded by the coding sequence ATGGATAATCGTCCGCAGTGGGGATCCAGAGCTGGTTTTATAATGGCAGCGGTGGGTTCTGCAATTGGTCTAGGAAACATCTGGCGTTTCCCGGCAGTTGCTTATGAAAATGGAGGGGGAGCATTCTTTTTCCCTTATTTGTTTGCCCTGCTGACAGCAGGTATACCGCTTCTGATTATGGAATTTACAATTGGCCATAAGTATCGCGGTTCAGCTCCATTGTCTTATGCTAGATTAAGTAAAAAGTACGAATGGTTAGGCTGGTGGCAGGTAGCCATCTCATTTGTGATTTCAACATACTATGCGGTTATTATCGCATGGGCAATGTCTTTCGCAGGCTTCTCATTTAATCTCAAATGGGGTGATGATCCAAACGGCTTCCTCTTTGGAGAATATTTAAAGCTTGCCGAAACACCTGGAGAAGTAGGCGGGGTTGTGCCGGGTGTATTTATTCCGTTAGTGATCGTTTGGGCAGTAACACTTGGAATCCTGTTCAAGGGGATTAAAAAAGGTATCGAAATCGCGAACAAAATCTTTATTCCTGTCCTTGTAGTTTTATTCTTAATTATTGTTGTTCGCGCATTGACACTGGATGGAGCCATTGCAGGTTTGGATGCATTCTTTAAGCCAAACTGGGAGATGATAGCAGAACCTAAAGTTTGGGTGGCGGCCTATGGACAGATCTTCTTTAGCTTATCCATTGGGTTTGCCATCATGGTGACGTATTCAAGCTACCTTCCAAAGAAAACAGATTTAACAAACAGTGCTTTTATTACTGGTTTTGCAAACTCCGGTTTTGAACTTCTTGCTGGTATTGGGGTTTTTGCTGCATTGGGATTCATGGCTGCACAGCAGGGCGTTGGCATTAATGAAGTTGTTTCCTCGGGAGTAGGATTGGCATTTGTGGTATTTCCGCAGATCATTAATGAATTCCCTGCTTTTAATGGCTTATTCGGCTCATTTTTCTTTATCTGTTTAGCATTAGCGGGCTTAACATCGTTAATTTCGATTGTTGAGACGTTTGTTGCCGGATTACAGGATAAGTTTAATGTTTCCCGTAATAAAGCTGTTATTGTTGGCGGCGGATTATCTGCTATTATTTCCATTCTATTTGCGACACAGGGCGGTTTATACTTCCTTGATGCGGCAGATTACTTCATCAACCAATTTGGAGTTGCACTAGCAGGACTTGTTCAGGTTGTGATTGTTGGCTGGGTATTAAAAGAATTGAAAAATCTTCAAAACCATGCAGATGCTGTGTCCGACATTAAACTTGGAGCATGGTGGAAAGTATGTTTAATTGGGATTACGCCAATCGTGCTTGGATACATGATGGTTCAAAACCTTATTACGAATATTAAAGATAATTATGAAGGGTATCCTACTAGCTTCCTTCTCTATTCCGGATGGGGAGTAGCAATTGGAGCCATTATCTTAGGCTTTGTGTTTATGGCAATTAAAAAGAACGAAACACAGACTAAGCTTACGATCCCAAATGATAAGGAGGTATCTCAATAA
- a CDS encoding methionine/alanine import family NSS transporter small subunit, which produces MSGGAITMMVVGMLIIWGGLAASILNAVSKAKKAK; this is translated from the coding sequence ATGTCTGGTGGCGCAATTACAATGATGGTGGTTGGGATGCTCATTATTTGGGGCGGTCTTGCAGCAAGTATCCTGAATGCCGTGTCTAAAGCAAAAAAAGCTAAATAA
- a CDS encoding M23 family metallopeptidase codes for MISLCTVSAQENPADIYKQRMTLYKKVEAVTNIPWYYLAGIDQYERNVRQSRRDIPKAEGITGIYFKPEEWAGILNPDPSDESPASIQFFNGIGMDGDGDGKASLKSDEDVLHSLANFLLSYGTDHDNLKIGLWNYYKRDKAVGIIIGKAQIYKQFGRLDLDDHAFPVPLRSNYSYRNTWGDARGWGGRRIHEGTDIFADYGVPVRATSYGIVEMKGWNKYGGWRIGIRDINNNYHYFAHLSGFAKDLRVGQIVEPGMLIGGVGSSGYGPPGTSGKFPPHLHYGIYKDNGYTEWSYDPYPHLRLWERQDRIKARRK; via the coding sequence CTGATTTCCTTATGCACAGTGAGCGCTCAAGAAAATCCAGCTGACATATATAAACAAAGAATGACCTTATATAAAAAAGTTGAAGCTGTTACGAACATCCCTTGGTATTACCTTGCGGGGATTGATCAGTACGAACGAAATGTCCGGCAGTCCAGAAGGGATATTCCCAAAGCAGAAGGCATTACAGGCATCTATTTCAAACCTGAAGAGTGGGCGGGGATTTTGAATCCAGATCCATCCGATGAGAGTCCTGCATCAATTCAATTTTTCAACGGAATAGGAATGGACGGGGACGGGGACGGAAAAGCCAGCTTGAAAAGTGATGAAGATGTTCTTCATTCCTTGGCCAATTTCCTTCTCTCCTATGGTACAGACCATGATAATTTAAAAATTGGATTGTGGAATTATTATAAGCGGGATAAAGCAGTCGGCATCATTATCGGCAAAGCCCAGATTTATAAGCAGTTTGGCCGTCTTGATCTTGATGATCACGCATTCCCTGTCCCTTTGAGAAGCAATTACAGCTACAGAAATACCTGGGGTGACGCAAGAGGATGGGGCGGAAGAAGGATTCACGAGGGAACCGATATTTTCGCTGATTACGGGGTGCCCGTCCGGGCTACATCCTATGGAATAGTGGAAATGAAAGGCTGGAACAAATATGGAGGATGGAGAATCGGCATCCGTGATATTAATAACAACTACCATTATTTTGCCCACTTAAGCGGGTTTGCAAAGGACCTCAGGGTTGGTCAAATCGTTGAACCTGGCATGTTGATAGGAGGAGTAGGAAGCTCCGGATATGGGCCTCCGGGTACATCAGGCAAATTCCCTCCACATCTTCATTATGGCATATACAAAGACAATGGCTATACTGAGTGGTCCTATGATCCATATCCCCATTTAAGACTATGGGAAAGACAGGATCGCATAAAAGCCAGAAGAAAATAA